In Acidisarcina polymorpha, the DNA window GCTGCGGCTGAAGGGCGCACGCATCCACAATTTAAAGGGGGTCGATTGCGAAATCCCGCTAGGGCTGCTGGTGTGTATTACCGGGGTTTCGGGGTCAGGAAAATCGACCCTGGTGCATGACGTTCTCTACCGCGCGGTGGCCCACGCGCTGGGCGAAACCGACGGCGGCGACCCTTCGAATTTGTATCGCGAGTTGAAGGGCGCGGAGCTGCTGAACAACATCGTCCTGGTCGATCAGGCACCGATTGGACGGACGCCGCGGTCGAATCCGGTGACCTATATCAAGGCCTTTGACGCGATCCGGGAGCTGTTTGCAGCGCAGCCGGAAGCGCAGCGGCGGGGATTTGCGGCGGGACATTTCTCGTTCAACGTGCCCGGCGGGCGCTGCGACGTTTGCGATGGCGACGGTACGGTGACGGTCGAGATGCAGTTTCTTGCCGACGTTGAACTGCCTTGCGAAGAATGTAACGGCACTCGTTACAAATCGAGCACGCTTGAAGTCAAATATAAGGGCAAGAACATTCATGAAGTGCTGGCAATGACGGTCAAGGAAGCATTGCGCTTCTTTGTCGGGAATCCAAAGATCCTGGACAAGCTGGCGGTGCTTGAGGAGGTTGGTCTGGGCTATGTGCGGCTAGGGCAGTCGGCGACGACGCTTTCGGGTGGCGAGGCGCAACGGGTCAAGCTGGCCTCGCACCTGGCGTCGGGCAGGGCTACGGTCCGCTCTACGTCTACTGAGGCGAATGGTACAACGACGGTGAAGAAGGCGAAGAGCCGGGTGCTGTATATTCTCGATGAGCCGACCACCGGGTTGCATTTTGACGACGTGGGCAAGCTGCTAACGGCTTTTCGCAAGCTGATCGACGCGGGCGGCTCCCTGGTGGTTATCGAGCATAATCTCGATGTGATCAAGTCGGCCGATTGGGTTATTGATCTTGGCCCAGAAGGTGGCTCGGCGGGCGGCAAAGTAGTGGCGACCGGAACCCCGGAAACGGTAGCGGCCAACCGGGAATCTCACACGGGGCAATGGCTAGCGAAGACATTGGGGCTAGCGACCGGAAAGGGCGAGGCGGCGGCAACGAGGGCGGCGGCTGCGTCCGCGACAGGAATGTTGGTTTGACGATGAAGCGTAGTGTGGTTGTCCTGGCGCTTGCGCTTGGCGGGGCAGTGATGGGGATGGGGGCGCAGCAAACGCCTCTGCCTCCGGGGACGACACCGGTCGATTCACCGGCCCGCAACGCTGGAGTCACTGCTACCACTCCTCTGGCCGAGGCCGAAGGGCAGATGGCGCTGCAGAACTATGAACCGGCGCGTAAGTTGTTGCAGCCCTGGCTGACGGATCATCCCGCGGACGCGCGAGCGCTCTTCGATGTTGGATATATAGAGGATGCCGAGAATCACCCAGACGTTGCGATCGAAGACTACCAGAAGTCCATCGCTGCCGACGCCAAAGCATTCGAGCCCCGGCTCTCCTTGGGCCTGCTTCTGGCCCGGCGAGACCGCTCTCAGGAAGCGATTGAACAGCTGCGGCAAGCGGTAGCGCTCGAGCCGAATCCTCCGAATCCTGGAGCGCAGGCGCAGGCTTTTCGAGCTTTGGCGCGTCTGGAGCGGACGAGCGACCCTGCGTCCGCGAAGGAGCATCTGCTCGAGGCGCTGCGGCTGGGGCCGGAGCAGCCGGACGATGTTTTGCTGACGGCTGAGATCGCTACGGCGAACGACGACGATGTGACGGCCGAGGCGGCTTACCGCCGGGTGTTGGCGAAGCAGCCGGAGTCCTCTGCGGCGACCGCGGGGCTGGTGCATCTGCTGCTAAAACAGAAGAAATATGCCGAGGCGGAGCCGCTGCTGCGTTCGGCGTTGTCCCGGGATCCGCAAGATCCGGCGCTGAATTCTCAGCTGGCCAGCACGCTGACGTATGAGGGCAAGCAGGGGGAGGCGGTAGGGATTCTCGAGCGGCTGCATCAGATGAAGCCGGAGGATGCGTTGATCGGAGGGATGTTGGCGGACGCTTACACCCAGAACGGGAATCCGGAGAAGGCGGAACCCATTTTGACCGACCTGCTGAAGAAGTCTCCGCAAAATGCCGACTTACTGAGTGCCAGAGGTGAGAATCTGTTGCAAGAGCACCGCTATCCGGAGGCGATAGCGGCTTTGCAGGCAGCGTTGAAGGTGGCTCCGGAGAACGCCGATGACTGGATGAGCCTAGCGATTGCGGCGTCTCAGGACAAACAGTACGCGGTCGTTCTGGAGGCGCTTTCGATGCGGGCAAAATATGCCGAGGAAAATGCCGGAAGTCACTTCCTTCGTGCTACGGCGTACGATAATTTGCATCAGAGCAAGCAAGCAGTGGAGTATTATGAGAAGTTCCTGGCTTCCTCGGCAGGAAAGTTTCCGGACCAGGAGTGGGAGGCGCAGCATCGCCTGATCGCTCTGGGTAAGTCAAACTAGCATATCGTTCCCGTGGCACCCAGGAGGTGCATCATGCGGTTCGTTGCAGTATCGGCAAGTGTCCTGACATTCGCATTTCTTCTGCCCACTCCGGGCGCTTTGGCCCTGGACGAGAAAAACGTCGACCAGCAGACTCTCACTGCCCTGGCAGAACGCGCCAGTCAGGCGACTCCTCGCGAACAGTGCTTTCTCTATGCTGAGCTAGTCCATGACATGACCGAACTCGCTGGGCGGCAGCTTTCGGCGGGAGATGTGCAAAATGCTTCGGGAACTCTGCACACCGTCCAGCAATACGCGGCAAAGATCCACATGGGCGTGGCCAACGATAGCAAGAAGCTGAAGAACGCTGAGATTCTTGTTCGCCATACCGCGTTCCGCTTGAAGGACCTTTTGCAGCAGGCTTCGTTGGATGACCGGCCGACGCTCGACGCCACGCTCAAACAGCTCGATCAAGTACAAGCGGAGATGATGCTGCAGGTATTTCGCAGGTGAAGGATGGGCGGCGGTGAGCCCGACGCCAAGGTGGTGGAGATTGTCCCGCTGGCCTAGATTTCCGAGGAAGCAGCCGGTTGGTTTGATGCTGGGGTGCATGCTGGTTCTCACTCCGGTTTTAGCTCACAGCCAGGCGAAGGGCGATCCGCTCAACGACGCCGAAGTCGACCAGGTACGCGAGGTCGCCGACCAGCCGGTCGAGCGAATCAAGCTGTACATGAAGTTCATCTCCCAACGCACTGATGCGATTCAGGAGCTAGTCGGGGACACGAAGACCCAAAACACAGCGACCAAGCTTCACAACCTGCTTGAGGAATATACCCGACTGGTGGATGAACTGCAGGACAATCTGGACTCCTATGACTCTACCCATAGCGACGTGCGCAAGGCGCTGAAAGAGTTGGTTCCGGCAAGCGAGAAATGGCTGATTGCGTTGAGCAAACCTCCTGCTGACCAGAGTTATGATTTTTCCCGCAAGACGGCGATGGAAGCCGGCCAGAGCCTAGCGGAGCAAGCCAAGAAGCTGCAGGCAGACCAAATTAAGTGGTTCGCCGAACATAAGAAAGACAAAGAGAAAGATGGCGGCGAAGCTTCTGCTCCGAAGTAGTACTTGCAAACTCCGTTTCAGGCAAACATTAGCAACTCTATGCAACACGCTGTTGTGTACGTCAACGGGCGCGTCCACACTAACGGACTTGAGGACTGCGGGATTCTCCAAGAGGGGTACCGACGGGACTTGGGTCATTGCTGAACCGCCGACTGCTACCGTGGCCTGACGAGTGGTGAGGCTGCTACCTCGATGAACAATCTTTCCGTACAACACCGCAAGACCTGAACGATCAAACCTGGTTCGAAGCCGCCAAGCGGAAGGTCGCCAACAAGCGTCTAAGCTACAAACAGCGGGGGCAAGGACGGGCATGCACAAACGCTAATCCTTGCTGGCGGTCTTCCGTTGCGCTTTGATTGCGGTTTTAGCTCGTCCTCTCCTTCAGCCGCCACCTTCGGGACGCGAAAGAGGTTCCTCCTTCCCTCTTGGAAACTCACCCATGTCTTCGTGGTATTTCTATTTAGAATCTGTAAGTCCTCTTGCGAAGCGGGTCTATAAGCACTTGTCCAAACACGAAAGGATAGCGGCTCGGCCACCTTGCACCAAGAAGGAGGCATGATCATTTTCGATAAGCCTAAGAGTGAGGAAGAGGTCGCCCGCGAAAAACGCGAGGTTGAGCAGCACGAATTCGCACGATCTCAGGTCAAAACGAACAGGACATTGGCTAGATTCACGCTTGCTCTGGTTCTCGCGACATTCTGCACCATTGGCGTCGGGGTATGGTAGAGGCTTCATTTCGCAGAGAGCTGCTAACGCCGCTAAGGATGCCGCGGTCGCTGCAAGCGGTGCGCTCTGCGTAGCTAAGCAAACCTTGGCCGAGACTGCGATCAGCGACGCGAATCAAGCGAAACTCGCGCAAGACCAAATCGACACCTCCAGGGAACAATTCAGAAGGGATCAGCGACCGTGGGTCGTCGTTAGAGGAATCGACCTCAATTTCCGGATCAGGCACACCCGCGTCTCGTGACAGCGGTGACTATACTTAATAGTGGAAAATCTCAGCTTTTGACATTCACGTAGCGCGTAGTGGGGTTCAAACAAGTTACGGTCCACTAGAGATAGAAAGGGCTATTTCCTCGAGTAAGGAGATTCGGGAACATGTTGCAGCGTCCGCTATATTCGCACCTGGCGATAGCGCTCCGATACCGGCGCAAATTCCTGTTTCCGAAAAGCAGGCTGTGGAGATACAAGCCAAAACTCTGTGGGTCTATGATTTTGGGCAACATTCATTATGTCGATGCGTTCGGCATCAAGCATCTAACCAGATTTTGTGGGCTCTACGATCCCCCTACCAACCGATTTGATTATTGCGGTCAACATACCTGTGTTGATCGGAATCGTTGACTCCGTCACTGCAAGACCAAAGTATCCCAAAAGATATACCTGTCAAAGTAGTGTGATTACTCAGACCTTAATAAGAGCTTTCCCCTTGGGGAGCGAGTCCCATCCCGACAGGAGGGAACTCGCTCGAACCTCTTTGCAGGCTACCAACCGATCGCAACCAGCAGCGTCCTGGGGCTTTGGCAACCAACGTCAGCCGAGTAGCCACCCGCATCGTCAAATGGGAAGGCATACTGCTGGGCGTTGATGGCGTTGGCGTGAAGGAACTGCGCATAGTAGCTCGCCGGCGCCGTCTGATAGAAGGCGCTGGGATTGCCCCACAATGCCTGGTTGTTCAGCGTACCGTTCGCGTTGAAGGTACCCGCGACGCCGCCGACGTGGCGGTAGATCGCAGCTGAGAGATCGGGGTAACTTCCCAATCCGTCGCCGTTGGGAACCGCCAGCGGAATGGTGATGCCGTTGGCTGCCCAGAGCTGTTCGATCCAAGCGTTGTAGTAGGTCTGATATGGACCGCCGGCGTCGAATCCACCCGCCCCGGGAGAGACGATCCGATACGGAGCCTGCAACTCCGCAAGCGTCTGGAAGTTTGCCGGAACGGAGTTAAGATAGCGTTGGAAGAAGCTTGCCCGGTCCTCGGCAAAGACTCCGGCGGTTTCACCGATGGCAATATCGGTTCCATCGCCGCAGCTTAGCTGGAAGGCGTATTTGAGCCCGAAGGCGTCGACCCTGGTGGAGTTCATATTGATAAAGGTTGAGCCCAGCGTGTACTCGAGGAAGTCCCAGTAGTTGTTCGTATTCTGGTTGACGGCGCCGAGATAGAAGTAGACCCGCCCTGACGCATTGGCAGGCATCGAGAGTGTCGGCTGCGCCGCAATCGAGTTTGTCGTGGTGACACCACCAACGTCAACGCTCCAGAAGACCTCGCTGTCTGGGTATTGTCCGTTGGTCCGGTTGAGGAACTTGATGGTAATGACGTCCCCGGCGGGTGTGGCCGGTATGTTGCTGGCATCCCAGAACGGAGGCGTGTTGGGCGGGAGCGGCAGGGTAGTCGCGCTGACCGGGCCGCCCACATTCGTAGTTCCAGCCGAGCTGCTGGCTTGGACAATGTAGTAGTACTCGGTCGATGCGGCAAGCACGACATCGTTGTAGAAATTCGATTTGGTGCTGCCGACCTGATTGCTGCCGGATGGGGTGAAAGGGGATGTGGGGCTTCGGAAGATGTTGTAGATAACCGGGGCCGGAGCACTCGCTGCCGGGAAGGTAAGATCTATTTCGTTGGCAGACGAAGCCGCTGCCGTCAGCGTAGTGGGAGGGGTAAGGGTGGTGGCGCTTCTTACTCCGGATATTTCCGGAGATACACCATCTTCGTCGGCCGCCTGCACCACGTAATAGTAGGTGGATGAAGGCGGCAAGCCGGTATGGAAGAAAGTGGCGACGGTCAATCCTCTCGCGATCTCGTTGCTCGAAGATGGAGTGAAGCCGCCGGCAGAGCTGCCGTATAGGTTATAGGTGATGTTTGAGCAGTTGGCAGGCGGGGTGATGGGCGCCCAGCTTACCTCTATCGCGGTCGAGGTCGATGGAGCCGCTAACAGGCCTCCAGGCGCCGCTGAAGGAATGGCGATGCAAGATGTGGCCGAATGTGTCTCTGCGCTTGCCGGCGCCGAGGGCGCCGATGCGCCTACTGCATCGACCGCCTCCACGATGTAATGGTAGGTCGTCGAGGGAGTGAGGCCGCTATTGGAGTAACTCAGTGTGGTTAAGCCGCTTGCGATCAAGTTTGCCGATGATGGGGTAAAGCCGCTGGTGGTGCTGCGGTAGAGGTTGTAAGTGACAGGGCAATTCGGCTGGGGAGTAACTCCCATCCAACTTAAGCCAATGATACTGGGCGAGGACGCCACGGCGGTGAGGGCGGTGGGTGGGCTAGATGGAAGCAGGGTGCAACCGCTGGGAGCGCCCCGCACCTCGATTCCCATGACGAGCGGTTGATTATCCGCGCCGACCGTGAAGGAGACGACGATATTGCCGCTGCTGTTGGCCGTGGCCGTGAAGATCTCGACCAGCGCTGCGTTTATGCCGACAGTGGCAAAGATGTCGAGGTTGGTCAGGACGGATGCCCCGTTGATGGAGACGTTGAATTGGCGGTCTCCCGTGGCAGTGAAATAGGTTTCTGCGAAGTGGAGCAGAACGGTGTACTGAGCGCCAGGCGCCAGCCCCGGTATGGTGTAGCTAGATGCTCCAACCCTGCCGTTTTGATATACGCCGGTCGGAGCCGCGTTCGCGCCGGGCTGCGTGAGATTGATGGCAGAGGACACGGTGCCGTTGTCGCCGCCACCACTGTAATATTCGTCGGCAACAAAGGGGTCGTCCCCGCCGCTGGCATTACTTTGCGCAGGGCCGCCGGCTGCGATCGCTACGATCTCCGATGTAGTAGAACCTCGGGTAGTAGCCGACGCTTGCGTCGAGGCGACGGATGCGCCAACCGCGTCGAGGGCTTCGACTACGAAGTAATAGGTTGTGGAGGCTGCGAGTCCGGTTGCAGTGTAAGTGGTGCCGGTAATTCCTTGTCCTACCAGATTAGCCGCTGACGGGGTAAATCCACCGACGGTGCTGGCGTAGACACGATATGAAGTTATGCTGCAACTGGATGGAGGAGTTACTGCCGTCCAACTCAAGGCGACGCTCGAAGAGGACGCGCTCGTCACCAGGCCGGCCGGCGCGGAGGGCACGCTAGTGCAGCCTCCGGAGGCACCCGTGTTACGGATTTCAATGCCGCTGACGAGGGGCTGGTTTGCGGCGCCATCGGTGAACGCGATCACGATATCACCGCTACTATTGGCAGTTGCGGTGAACTGCTCGACGAGCGCCGCATTCAAGCCAACGGCCGCATAGATATCAAAATTTGCGAGCACGGTCGTTCCGTTGATGGCGACATTGAAAACGCGGCTGCCAGCCGAGGTGAAATAGGTTTCAGCGAAGTGGAGCAGGACTGAGTATTGATCGCCTGCGGCTAGTCCCGGAATGGTGTAGGTGAAGATCCCAGCGCGCGCGTGCTGATAGACGGCCATTGGTGCTGCATTCGCGCCGGGCTGGGTCAAGTTAATGGCGGCCGCACTGACGGTGTTATCTCCGCCACCAGTGAAGTCTTCGTCGGCGACGAAAGAATCATCGCCGCCTGCCGAGTTGCTTTCGGATGGGCCGCCGGCTGCAATGGCCAGGACCTCGGCGCCGGACGCGGCTGCCTGCGTAGTCGCCGAGGCAGCAGTCGAGGCGGCCGAGTTGCCGTCCGCGTCCACGGCCTCGACGACGTAGTAATAGGTGGTCGAGGCGGATAGGCCGGTAGAGGAGTAAGTCGTCCCGTTGGTGACCCTGGCGATGAGGTTGCTCGCCGATGGTGTGAATCCGCTATTCACGCTGGCGTATAGGGAGTAGGAGCTGATGGCGCAGTTGGCGGGAGGAGTTACCGCGGCCCAGCTTACGCCTATGGTGCTTGCAGAGGAAGCGGTCGCTTTGAGGCCGGTTGGGGCCGAAGGCACGGCTGAGCAGGAGGCAGTAGACGTTTTAGCACTGGCCTGAGTTGAAGCGGTGGATGCGCCGTCAGCATCCAGGGCTTCGACGACGTAGTAGTAGGTTGTCGAAGCTGCTAGCCCGGTGTTGGAGTAACTCGCGGTGGTGATTCCCTTGGCAATCAGGTTGGCTGCCGATGGAGTAAAACCATTGATGGTGCTGCCGTAAAGGCTATAGGAGCCGATGGTGCAATTTGCCGGGGGAGTTACGGGTGTCCACGTTAAATTGATAACGGATAAGGACGATGCGTTCGCGACGAGTCCGGTTGGGGCGGAAGGCACTGCGCCACAGGTGCCGGAAGGGCTGCGGATTTCGATACCGCTGACTATGGGTTGATTTGCAGTACCGTCAGTAAAGGCGATTACGATTTCGCCGCTAGTGTTGGCGGTGGCGTGAAAGGATTTAACGAGAGCGGCATTGATTCCGACGGTCGCGTAGATGTCGAAGCTGCTCAGTACCACGGTCCCATTGATAGCGACGTTAAAGACGCGATCGCCGACAGAGGTAAAATAAGTCTCGGCGAAGTGGAGCAACACAGTATATTGCTTGCCCGCAGTCAGGCCGGGGACGGTATAGGTGAAGATCCCAGCGCGGGCGTGTTGGTAGACGGCCGCTGGCGCCGCATTAACTCCAGGTTGGGCTAAACTGATGGCGGCCACGCCCACTTGATTATCTCCTCCACCGGTAAAGTCTTCGTCGGCAACAAAGGAGTAATCTCCACCGGTTGAGTTACTTTCGGCGGGTCCCCCGGCAGCGATGGCCACGATCTCCTGCGCGATAGCTTTCGGTGTAGCGGTAACATTGAGGGCCCAGACAATGGTCAAGCCGAGGAGTGTCCGCCGGAAAGTCCATCCTAAGGATTTAGCGTGTTGCTTCGACATGATGTTTCTCCTATCGACTGCAGGTTGTGCGCTGATGTCGGGCATGCTGGTTCGTTTTCAGTCCAATCTCTAGACTTGAGTTCTACCGAGTCGTTCTATCGGACCTCAATGCCGCTGACGATTGGCTGGTTGGCGGCCCCGGCGGTGAAGGCGATCACGAGCTGTCCGCTGCTATTGGCGGTCGCCGTAATTTGCTTTACTAATGCCGCGTTTATGCCCACCGCGGCGTAGATGTCGAGGCCAGGCAGGACGGTGGTGCCGTTGATGGCGACGTTAAAGACCCGGTCTCCAGCGGCAGTGAAATAGGTCTCTGCGAAGTGGAGCAAGACGGTGTATTGAGCGCCCGCGGTCAAGCCGGGGATGGTGTAGGTGAAGACACCGGCGCGGGCGTGCTGATAGACCGCCATCGGTGCCGCATTGGCACCCGGCTGGGTCAAATTGATGGTCACGGTACTTACCTGATTGTCGCCACCTCCGCTGAAATCTTCGTCAGCGATGAAGGGATAGTCGCCCCCGCTCGTGTTGCTTTCTGCCGGACCACCAGCGGCGATCGCCAGGATTTCTGAAGTAGAGCCGCTCGACTGCGTTGTAGCTGAAGCTTGTGAAGATGCGGTCGAGTTACCGTCGGCATCGACCGCTTCCACGACGTAAAAGTAAGTGGTCGATGCGGGGAGCCCGGTGTTCGAGTAGCTGGTATTGGTACCAGTGTTGACAAGGAGGGTGCCGGCCGATGGGGTGAAGCCGCTGGTTGTGCCGCGGTAGACATTGTAGGAACTGATGGTGCAGTTCGCGGGAGGAGTTACTGCTCCCCATGTCAAGCTGATCGCGCTCGACGAAGATGCCGTAGCGGCGAAAGTCGATGGTGCTGCAGGAACGGCACTGCAAGCCGGGCTGCCGCCGGCCTTCCTTATCTCGATGCCATCTACCTTGGGTTGATCAGCAGCGCCTGCGGTGAAGGAGATGATTATCTGCCCGCTGGTGTTGGCGGTAGCGTTGAACTGCTCGACGACAGCCTGGTTCGGTCCTCCGGCAGCAGCGATGATATCGAAGTTCTTGAGGACAGATGCGCCATTGATGCTGACGTTAAAGACCCGCTGGCCAGTGGCGGTCCAATAGAACTCGGCGAAATGGAGCAGGATGGGATAACTCACTCCCGCAGTGAGACCGGGAATTATGTAACTGAAGACGCCGTTGCGCTCCGCTTGATAGACGGCTTCGGGGGCAGGGAAGGTGACGCCTGTTGTGCTGATGGTGTTTGTGGTTCCGGCCGTACTGCCGCCGGTATAGTCTTCATCTGCCGCGAAGGTCCCCTCGGTGGTGGTTGCTCCTGCGGCGATGGCGATAACATCGGACGGAGGAGCGGAGAGCGTCAGGGTAGCGGCGTTGCTGGTGACGGTCTCCTTAGTCGGGCCTATCACAACGACGCTATAGAGTGCACCATTTTCACTCGACACAGTTGCTGGGGTGGTGTAGCTCGACGAATAGGCGCCGGTGATCGCGTTGCCGTTCATGTACCACTGGTAGGTGAAGGGCCCGGTACCGCCGGCTACGACGCTGAAGGTCGCACTGGCGCCGACATTGACGGATTGAGATGCTGGCTGGGTCGTGATCGCGGGCGGGGGGACAGTCGTTCCTGAGTTGCATAAGACTGCGCCGGGATAGTTGTTTGCGACTTGCCAGGTAGCCAACCCAGAAGAAGTCACAAATCCTGCGTCGTTGCTGTTCGAGGGGTCGATGGTGGAAGTCCAGGTGTTCCAGGCTTGTGGGAATGCGCATGAAGGTGAGCTTGCACCGCTGATGGCAAGCGCCTCCGGCTGGGTGGGTAAACGCAGGCCCTGACTGCTGCAGTAGGTCTGAGCGATAGGCTGGGTGTACTGGGCCCCACCGCTTGCATAGGTAGTCTCGGCGCGCTGCCAGGTCAAGTGGCTTGCGTTGTCAAGAACGCTAGTTGGACTCAGGACTGTGTAGCGTTCGCTCGAGCCGCCGCATTGCGCGATGTTATAGATTTGGAATTCGTACAGGGAATAACCGTAGGCTGTGGCCCGGGTTTCGCCGTACATCCGAACATAGCGACCTTGCACGGTGGGAAAGGTGAGGTTCTCGATGCCACCGACTCCATTGGTGTTGTTATAGGCGACGCTCCAGGTTGTGCCAGTAGTCGAGTATTGAATTTGATAAGTGGCCGCATAGGCAGCCTCCCAATAGAGGATGACGTTGTCAAAGGGCTGAACGGAGCCAAGGTCGATCTGGATCCAGGATGGATCGGTGGCTGCTACTGAGGCCCAACGAGTGGTGAGGCTGCCATCGTTCGCCAAATTCGGAGTTAGACCAGCACCTTGCGAGCTGCTTGCTGTCGCAGGCTGGCCAAGAGCGAGGTTAACTCCTGGAGGCGCTATCGTGAGGGTGGCTGGGGCGCTGGCTACGCTCCCGACGGCATTGGTCACAATGACCGTGTAAGTGCCCACATTTGTGGACTGAGCCTGGAGAATGGAATAGGTCGAGGTGGTCGCACCAAGCAGATTTTCTCCATTCAGCTGCCATTGATAGGTGAAGGGAGAGGAACCAGCGACTCCGACAGAGAAGGTCGCTGGATTGTTCGCGAGCACAGAGAGACTGGCGGGTTGTTGAGTGATGGATGGGGCAATGGCGGCATTTACGGTGATGACTGCGGCTGCCGATGTTACGGAATCGACCGGATTACTTACAACCACGGTGAAGCTCTCGCCGCTATTGCTGGAGGTAAGCACCGGTACGGTGTAAATCGAGCTAGTTGCGCCGGGGATGGCTGTGCCGTTCAGCTTCCATTGGTATGCCAATGTGGGCGAGCCAGTGGCAACAACTGACAGCGTCACCGTCTGACCGACATACGCGGCCTGGCTTGCGGGTTGAGTGGTGATGGCTACATCGGCTGCCGCATCCACGGTAAGGATAGCGGCACTTGAGGTTGCAGAGCCTTCGCCGTTGGTGACGGTTACGGTGAAGCTCTCATTATTGGCGGCAGAGGTGGTGGCAGGGGTCGTATAGGTGGAGTTGGTGGCTCCGGCTATGGGGCTTCCATTTAACTTCCATTGAAAGGTGAGTGGGGCTGTGCCGGCGGCGGTCACCGAAAAGGATGCGGTGTGGCCTACGGTCACTGCGATGCTTGCAGGCGGCACGATGATAGCTGGAATGGTAGCGGCCGGCGTAACACTTGGGACGGGTTCGATGGTAT includes these proteins:
- a CDS encoding malectin domain-containing carbohydrate-binding protein, coding for MYIHLSVATSPKGQRFSSADPLNNCFFGLSQSLARSRRTVMLLIILFAAIASTSARSQQVETTLPTSQRTTINLSAGMPGQSPWLYIKDSDSTAYATTAYNDSAWMPVGIPYSANLLTSFLNADSGGGDGDLNGTSNWYRLHFTLGTQYANSKILVEFEGAHTGAQVYINGTLLRGISAVAANAQASHVVGFIPFIVDLTPYVKTDGVTPNVLAVSVSRNDTWFEQPGFSQDYRFGQADAGLFRPAYMFITNKVHIPVNVYSNQKTWGTYVATLSEVPSSSNTATANSAIVEVQTNVLNENTTSQQVTLTTQIVDANGNVVAVAPTLTQTVPPMTSSTFPSTATPMFEQQITVNNPTLWYPNNSTYGKPYLYKVYHIVSVNGVVVDAAQSPLGIRTITWDHNFPYFNGHPMYLWGASGRYDYPALGSSVPEEQQWRDLAQLAAEGGNIWRPGHSTTSEEFVNAADAYGIMIDQPSGDGEGAFSSPTADQVTLKEELHRDMIIRDRSHPSILDWESNNGTMNETVGEALEAINELWDPVNTRVAADRTPDPVNGYMLGCTLQGCEVGVKSEFPNNPAWGSEYWGNGTGRGLAWDYELAFSAPFLDNWRQSRAANAFGMAQWYFADSPGEDSLYAEYQKYLNTSSQAAYQSSVRSLGASSVDMNRFPKLLYYVYEAAWTPFTIKPVIHVAHHWNRAYQNSGPIQENVFSNCPSVRLMINGAQQGAVETPNSWESNSQSNLTQTTTLMPFQTSWMVNWVSGTVEAECLDQFGNVVATDSRVTAGPESKIVLSVTPELAKPDGSSFAVTANGSDAAFVTASVVDTNGNVEPTASDTITFSVSGPATYMGGSQQYVSTASDAYSTSSGHTELNYHAPGDPQLQVEGGMTRITIRSQFTPGTVTVTATAPGLSTGIATYTIEPVPSVTPAATIPAIIVPPASIAVTVGHTASFSVTAAGTAPLTFQWKLNGSPIAGATNSTYTTPATTSAANNESFTVTVTNGEGSATSSAAILTVDAAADVAITTQPASQAAYVGQTVTLSVVATGSPTLAYQWKLNGTAIPGATSSIYTVPVLTSSNSGESFTVVVSNPVDSVTSAAAVITVNAAIAPSITQQPASLSVLANNPATFSVGVAGSSPFTYQWQLNGENLLGATTSTYSILQAQSTNVGTYTVIVTNAVGSVASAPATLTIAPPGVNLALGQPATASSSQGAGLTPNLANDGSLTTRWASVAATDPSWIQIDLGSVQPFDNVILYWEAAYAATYQIQYSTTGTTWSVAYNNTNGVGGIENLTFPTVQGRYVRMYGETRATAYGYSLYEFQIYNIAQCGGSSERYTVLSPTSVLDNASHLTWQRAETTYASGGAQYTQPIAQTYCSSQGLRLPTQPEALAISGASSPSCAFPQAWNTWTSTIDPSNSNDAGFVTSSGLATWQVANNYPGAVLCNSGTTVPPPAITTQPASQSVNVGASATFSVVAGGTGPFTYQWYMNGNAITGAYSSSYTTPATVSSENGALYSVVVIGPTKETVTSNAATLTLSAPPSDVIAIAAGATTTEGTFAADEDYTGGSTAGTTNTISTTGVTFPAPEAVYQAERNGVFSYIIPGLTAGVSYPILLHFAEFYWTATGQRVFNVSINGASVLKNFDIIAAAGGPNQAVVEQFNATANTSGQIIISFTAGAADQPKVDGIEIRKAGGSPACSAVPAAPSTFAATASSSSAISLTWGAVTPPANCTISSYNVYRGTTSGFTPSAGTLLVNTGTNTSYSNTGLPASTTYFYVVEAVDADGNSTASSQASATTQSSGSTSEILAIAAGGPAESNTSGGDYPFIADEDFSGGGDNQVSTVTINLTQPGANAAPMAVYQHARAGVFTYTIPGLTAGAQYTVLLHFAETYFTAAGDRVFNVAINGTTVLPGLDIYAAVGINAALVKQITATANSSGQLVIAFTAGAANQPIVSGIEVR